The window gtgacctcaggtacgggttcggttcggaggtgtaccgaacgagtttccacacggacatattaagtagcgtaacgcacgttgtgtaaacaatgcacaccgaggcacaacacacggcatgctagcagctagcgggctacgatagactgaccatacgtcctcttttgcggagctgtcagggcggagtttcttaaatgcctcaaatgtccggcattttgagttaggcttgcgtgtattttcaatgtacgttcagggttaagaaggggttaaaaacaaaacaaattgtgcgcgcagcagcattcgtgagggagggacagagagagtgagagagttatgataaacgcgcatgcgtcgccaggctctgctttttatccatagatttatcaggttttattttttattatctatagcaggggtgtcaaaagtgtgccccggaggccatttgtggcccacagctaatgttttaaaggcccaccgcacattctaaaaatactattaaaataaacaaaaacataacaaaagtgaaataaaaaagcttaaaggttaaatgtaatttagaaaaagttgcaatgttgactaataaaacaaagctgttttttttttctttcaaacggtcattgctcaaaacataatattgaatcaaaatcaatgttattattaattattgacctatctaaggttatgattacttcacatcaaatattccactaagaaaaatatttttggtggaagattttgcaaatttggtaattaaataacccaaaaatgtatattttgttgttttcttactgtaccaggaaggaaccgaaccgtgacctctaaaccgaggtacgtaccgaaacgAAATttctgtgtaccgttacacccctagtagctACTGAATGGGCACGGAGAGTgatcagcccgcccacaatggatgtgcaCACAAGTTGTACACTGACTACGCTAAAGTATATTCAGTTGAGAATAATATTGTCTTTTGAAGGAATATGGATGCTGAAATGTGAGGGTTGTACTTTAATTTTTAAAGGGTCTTTGGCTTGATGTATTCTTCCGTCCCTTTGGAGCAGAGCCCTTTGAGGACGCCATCCAGTCCCAAGCCCCGTCGCAGGTGTCCGCTCTCCACAAAGCGGCGTCGGTGGACAACTCCAGCCCACTCCTGGCTCGCTCCATAGCTTTCCGAGCGCAGGAGGAGCTGGAGGGCCAGCCGTGGTACCGCGGCCAAATGAGCCGCCGCGACGCCGAAAAACTGCTGAGAGACGACGGCGACTTCCTGGTGCGCAAAAGCACCACCAACCCGGGCTCATACGTGCTGACCGGCATGCACAATGGACTTGCCAAACACCTCCTGCTGGTGGACCCTGAGGGCACGGTGAGAGTCCGATACAAAGTCAATCAAAGAGTGATCGATTTATTCCTAAAaactgctttttttaaaaaggtgcGGACAAAAGATCACGTGTTTGACAGCATCAGCCACCTTATTGGCCATCATCGTGAAAACAACCTGCCAATCATGTCAGCTGGGAGCGAACTGTGCCTCTTGCAGCCTGTGGTATGGAAACAGTGACGCTCGCAATGCCTGATGGGAAACGGCAGGAACTGTCCCTCCAACCGTCTCACAAACTCAAAGGAAACGCTTGAGGGAAGCTGCTAAAAAATAAGTTGCTTGGATTTGTCTaaggaaaaacaaatatttattatagaactgttattttgttgtgatgactGAAATGCTATATTTTTGAGAAGACATAGGATACACAATATCTTGATTTGGTGTTCAAAAAGATGACATAAACAAAACACATTCTTGTAGTTTAGACAAAACCTCAGAGAGGCGAGAGTATTTTAGACGACGAATTCAACTTTATTGTCTGTCAAGCACAACCACATTTCTACTGAAACTATTCAAGCCCGCCCCCCAAACACAAATAACATTTATATAGAAGGAAAAATGCCCCAAGTGGACTTTTTTGCTTTTGCTGGTGTTACTTAGCAAAGTGATGGATTGCAAACACATCCTTCATTGTGCTGTCAGTGGTTTTAAAGAacaactcttgttttgaaagtacTTCCCTGCTTTACCAAGGGGTATTAGGGCCAGACTAGAAAGGAACAAAATCATTAAATTACGTGAGAACAGAAAAGTCATGAGAATGAAGATGTGACATTAAGAAAACGTTGAAATGTTACGTACCAAATGGATATTAGTAGTCTTCCAAAATTAAGACTTCTCTTAATATTCCGCATTTTTTTGTCGAAAATTACAAatctattttacaaaaaaaaaactttttggaaCGTTATGATCATTATATGACTTGAAAGCGATAAAATTAAGAAAAATAATCCTGTTACTTCTTATGACTTTTTTCTCACACATTAGGATATTTTGATCCTGTAAAAACTACTAAACTACTACAACTACAGTATAGTTATGACTTTATTCTGAAGAAATTAACATTTAGTCTCTTTTTATCctactataaatacagtataattgTGTATTTATTCAAATacaattaagattttttttttttttttttaaatatttcaactTTAATCTGGTAATATTGCAGCTTTAATATTATGATTTATTctaataaaagtatttttttttagtaaaaactttatttttaacaatattaaaatattacgGTGCAATTGCTATTTTCTCCTTAATATCAACCCTTCATGCTTTTTTAttcttatatatatttcattttttcTCAAATTGTACCTCTTTTTGACTATAACAACTTTTGTTATTGTATACATCTTCATTCCTGTAATATTTCATCCTTATTCCTGTAATTGTAAGATTTTATTCTCAAAGTATTATTATTTCTTCTTTCTGGTGTGGCCCTAATATTACTTCgcatgaactaaaaaaaaaagttattcgtAAACCTCATTATTTGGAGGAGAGGCTTGTCTGTGCTGACACTGTACAAATATTTACACTTTTAACACAATTCCAATTTGGGTTGTTCTTCTTTTTAACGGTTTAATCAGTCATTGATTTAGGGATTTATCCAGCAGATTATTTGAACATATTTAAATGATCTGAGTGACCACAATAGCACAATCACTAAGGTGGAAGACACAGAGGCAAGAGTTCCCTCATGTTGCCACTAGGTGTCAGCATATAGCCCTTCCTCAGCATCCATCACTACAATGATAGCAAAGATGCTCTCTTGCCTCTGTGTATCCTACTTGAATTATTAGACAAGTCCCACTTCTCAATGCTCTCGTCCATCAAAACCAAAATGAAAAGGGAGGGAGGTTGAACCAAAATCAGCATGCATTCAATGGGTTTGACTCGACCGAtgcaatgtaatatatatatattatatgctatattttatatatatattatcaatcGTGCCTGTATTTTGCTGCAAGGGGGGAGTGTACATGTTTAACAACCATGTGGGTACACAAAGTGTCTCATTACATAAACATTCAGCAGGGAAACAATCCATGAATTTTTGGGGAACCTTTCCTCATACTATTATTGAGATTGGATTTGAAAAAATATTCCATAGTGCAAGGTAGAAATTCAGCTAAAttggcagggttttttttttttttttgctttcaattTTATTCAGATAATTCTTAATTTTTCAACGCTATTCTAGAAGGTTTTTAAACTAagacaataaattaaaaaaaagacagctAATTCACTAACAAGAAAGAGGATGCAAATAATGTGGATTTCTACATGCTGAAATGTAATCACATCATATTGGAAATAGTAGAAATCAGTTTAAAATCCCATTCCTATCCAAGAACATGGCTTTTTGTCTGGGGTTTCCGGTGATGAAAATGTGCcttttctttgtaaaaaaaaacaaacaaacaaaaaaaaaactggatgTTTTTAATTTCTTCTTCAAAGTGCAATAGGTGATGTTCAATGGAGCATGCCTGTTCTCCACTGGTGGagcttgtttgtgtttttggcccTGTTGCGTGTTGCTGCTCGACAACAACCTTCCCCTctcttaatattattattattattattatatccatGTGGGGTCAATGTGATATTTTTCCACACAATATACAACTTTGTCACATAGAATCGATCGCACAAGAAGTCACTATTttttggagggggaaaaaaagcgtAAAGCGAGAGCTGGAACAAGTAACGATCTTTTGGTTGTATGGATTTAACATTTTTCTGTATGACTGTTGGCAATAAAACCGTGAATGTGTAGAAATGTTGTTCATCAATGCAGTATTGCGGTTTTAGTTAGCCTTTATTGTAAAAATGTGGTATGTAACGTGTCGTGTATTTTTCAGACATTTTGAAGAGGCGACGCATACGTCACAGGAATAAATGGCGACCTCTGCTGGCCTAATGAGGTAATTGCGACTGATTACACTTAAACATGCAGCATCTCTTAAATAACTAAATACCTGTTCAAGACTCTCTGATCATGCTCTCATTTCAGTTATTCAATTAGAAAGTTCATTTTGTACAATGTTTCTACACAGAATGTGCACTTTTGGATGAGCTGGAGTTCTTGAACCAAACCACAAGGTGGGGCCTTTACGCCACAAGCAACACAGGCAGCTTCCATTGTGCAGCTCTGTTCCAAAATGGTGAGACAAGCCGTTGGAATGTGGGAGTAGATGACGATTGTTTATCATGCAGAATTAGTGCATATAGCGAGGAATAATAAATAATGGCGAATGTCACAGTCGTACTACATCATAATATTTATCTGGCTGATTCAGGTGTAGAAGTAAACAAACGGCGGTCATAGTTTTTTCCGTTTAATGTTTaggttctttgttttgttttgggagCCGGTGCATATTTACACCTCGCAGATAGTATAGTGGTTCACTTGGCTGACTTTAGACTGGAGTTCAGTTTCTACCCATTGACTGTAGGAGTGGATTGTTCTTATGTGCTCTGTGACCAGGTAGGTCCATGGCTGGATGGAATCCTATGTATTCCAGTCCCATTAATGGGTGTTCACCCCTGGCTACATGGGAGAACAACAATCAGAATTGATGCGTGCAGTGCAAATGCTAAATCAAAGTCTGTCCTCAGAACCCAACCTGTTCTCAACAGGAGTCCATCTTATTTTGACAAGTCTTTGCCAGAAGTCAATCCTCGACCATCCTCGACTCGATTCTTACTCCATTTACGTCATTCTGGACGAATCCTTCAGCATGAGCGCCACTAGGTCCTGCATCCACCGCCACCTTCCCAACTTGTCCAGAGTCCGCCTCCTTTTCTGACCCCGCCTGCCGGGATCCCTGCTGGTTCTGGTTGTTCTGACTGCTGAAGGACTTGCTCCTGCTGCGACTGGGCTCCAGACACTGCCTGTTCCCGCTGCTCGGCGCCGATGTTTTCCCCCGGTAGCAAATACAACACGCCAATCCCAGGAAGGCCCGCCTCATCTCCCGACTGGCCAGAGTGTATATGACAGGGTTTAAGGCCGAGTTGAGCACCGCCACCGCGATGAACCAGTCGGCCTTGTAAAGGATCGGGCAGCGGTGGCGCTGATCGCATGCCACATCCACCAGGAGCAGCACGAAGATGGGCGTCCAGCAGGCGATGAAGACGCCCACTACAATGATGACTGTGCGCAGCAGGGACATGGCGTGCTCCGAGTTGCTGTTCTTGCTCACCTTGCGGCTGCTGGATTTGACCAGGATGTAGATGCGGGCGTAGAGCACCGACATGGCGAGCAACAGGACCATGAAGATGGTAATGCAGAAGGCCACGTACTTCTTGGAGTACAGGGGGAGGACCGTAGAG of the Nerophis lumbriciformis linkage group LG32, RoL_Nlum_v2.1, whole genome shotgun sequence genome contains:
- the s1pr3b gene encoding sphingosine 1-phosphate receptor 3, with amino-acid sequence MIDPQIHLHYNYTGKLDHRPTVGTSSGNLGTKTLLFLAACTFIVLENLTVLVAIWRNHRFHNRMYFFIGNLALCDMLAGVAYLVNLLLSGDRTLYLSPVMWFVREGSMFVALGASIFSLLAIAIERHLTMIKMRPYDASKNYRVFLLIGTCWLIAISFGVLPILGWNCLDNLPDCSTVLPLYSKKYVAFCITIFMVLLLAMSVLYARIYILVKSSSRKVSKNSNSEHAMSLLRTVIIVVGVFIACWTPIFVLLLVDVACDQRHRCPILYKADWFIAVAVLNSALNPVIYTLASREMRRAFLGLACCICYRGKTSAPSSGNRQCLEPSRSRSKSFSSQNNQNQQGSRQAGSEKEADSGQVGKVAVDAGPSGAHAEGFVQNDVNGVRIESRMVED